A DNA window from Bacteroidales bacterium contains the following coding sequences:
- a CDS encoding outer membrane beta-barrel protein, protein MKKNILVFILGLFAISTFAQTVSESTIKKVSLGYDLYNSFWVNMPTDINGTPVDSRLVNQGVNIFVMYNHDLNDKGLSVAAGLGISSENLFISSDHYVSNAHPSVVTDIVGFKPLPEGLSFSRNKMNFTYLDIPLELRFKTEKDLRFGLGFKFGILLDSKIFYKGDAFDDAGDYLGYVEISKDKKINQLEDYRFGVQLRAGYKWVQLFGYYSLNKVFIADKGPQMYPIHIGVTFMPF, encoded by the coding sequence ATGAAAAAAAATATACTTGTATTTATTTTGGGATTATTTGCCATTAGCACTTTTGCACAAACGGTAAGTGAGAGCACTATCAAAAAAGTTTCCTTGGGTTATGATCTTTATAATAGTTTTTGGGTTAATATGCCAACAGATATTAATGGGACTCCTGTAGATTCTAGATTAGTAAACCAAGGGGTAAATATTTTTGTAATGTACAATCACGATTTAAATGATAAAGGATTGAGTGTTGCTGCCGGTCTGGGAATTTCTTCCGAAAACTTATTTATTTCATCAGATCATTACGTTTCAAATGCTCACCCATCTGTAGTAACAGATATTGTTGGTTTTAAACCTCTTCCCGAAGGATTAAGTTTTTCGCGTAATAAAATGAATTTTACCTACTTAGATATTCCTTTAGAATTACGTTTTAAAACAGAGAAAGATCTTCGTTTTGGATTAGGTTTTAAATTTGGCATTTTATTGGATAGCAAAATCTTTTATAAAGGAGATGCTTTTGATGATGCAGGAGATTATTTAGGTTATGTTGAAATATCTAAGGATAAAAAAATCAATCAGTTGGAAGATTATCGATTTGGTGTTCAGTTAAGAGCCGGATACAAATGGGTTCAACTGTTTGGTTACTATTCTTTAAATAAGGTTTTTATTGCCGATAAAGGACCTCAAATGTATCCTATACATATAGGTGTTACTTTTATGCCTTTTTAG
- the rpoN gene encoding RNA polymerase factor sigma-54 produces the protein MQQLRLQQKLLQKLSPQQILLMKLLQIPSIGLDQRIKQEIEENPALEDDSPDNVTETVSEDGDEEKDSDEEFDVTDYVDDDDIPEYKTRSNNYAEDDKKTIPFAAGVSFYEVLMAQINHQGFTKKQSEIAKIIIGNIDDSGYLQRDLEAMVDDLLFALNMEVTVKEIEAVLKVIQTFDPIGVGARNLQECLLIQLKRKDVEDENIALAIRIIERYFDAFTKKHYDKILKKAQIDESQLKLAIEEVLKLNPKPGNSLGETTKVNHYIIPDFVITNNDGILELNLNSRNAPELRLNKTYKEMLLAYAANKNKKDKEAFQFVKQKVDSAKWFIDAIKQRQHTLYITMKAIMDYQYAYFLSGDEVDLRPMILKDIADQVNLDISTISRVANSKYVQTPFGTLLLKSLFSESLKMKNGEEVSTIEVKKILSNCIDAEEKTKPMTDEQLTSILKEKGYVIARRTVAKYREQLNIPVARLRKELN, from the coding sequence ATGCAACAACTGAGACTGCAACAAAAATTACTACAGAAACTTTCACCACAGCAAATTTTGCTGATGAAATTGTTACAGATTCCCTCTATTGGTCTCGATCAGCGTATTAAACAAGAAATTGAAGAAAATCCTGCTTTAGAAGATGATTCTCCCGACAATGTAACTGAAACCGTATCGGAGGATGGGGATGAGGAAAAAGATAGTGATGAGGAATTTGATGTAACCGATTATGTTGATGACGATGATATTCCGGAATATAAAACACGATCAAATAATTATGCCGAAGACGATAAAAAAACTATCCCTTTTGCCGCAGGGGTTTCCTTTTACGAAGTCTTAATGGCACAAATTAATCACCAAGGATTTACAAAAAAACAAAGCGAAATAGCTAAAATTATTATCGGAAATATTGATGACTCAGGGTATTTACAACGTGATTTAGAAGCAATGGTTGATGATTTACTCTTTGCTCTAAATATGGAAGTTACCGTAAAAGAAATTGAAGCTGTATTAAAAGTAATTCAAACTTTTGATCCTATTGGTGTAGGAGCCAGAAATTTACAGGAATGTCTGCTTATTCAATTGAAAAGAAAAGATGTTGAAGATGAAAATATTGCCCTTGCAATACGTATAATCGAACGCTACTTTGATGCTTTTACAAAAAAACATTACGATAAAATTTTAAAGAAAGCCCAAATTGACGAATCCCAACTTAAGTTAGCCATTGAAGAAGTTTTAAAACTTAATCCTAAACCTGGTAATTCTTTAGGCGAAACCACTAAAGTAAATCATTATATCATTCCCGATTTTGTTATTACAAATAACGATGGAATATTAGAACTTAATCTTAATTCCAGAAATGCTCCCGAATTACGATTAAACAAAACATATAAAGAAATGCTTTTAGCTTATGCTGCCAATAAGAATAAAAAAGACAAAGAAGCATTTCAGTTTGTAAAACAAAAAGTAGATTCGGCAAAATGGTTTATTGATGCTATAAAGCAACGACAGCATACTTTGTATATTACTATGAAGGCAATTATGGATTATCAATATGCTTATTTTTTAAGTGGTGATGAAGTAGATTTACGTCCAATGATTTTAAAAGATATTGCCGATCAAGTAAATCTTGATATTTCAACTATTTCGCGTGTAGCAAATAGTAAATATGTCCAAACACCTTTTGGTACTCTGCTTTTAAAAAGCTTATTCTCAGAAAGTTTAAAAATGAAAAACGGTGAAGAAGTTTCGACAATAGAAGTAAAGAAAATTCTTTCAAATTGTATTGATGCCGAAGAAAAAACAAAACCAATGACCGATGAGCAGTTAACCAGTATTTTAAAAGAAAAAGGTTATGTAATTGCTCGACGTACAGTTGCAAAATATCGCGAGCAGTTGAATATTCCTGTTGCACGCCTTCGTAAAGAGCTGAATTAA
- the asnS gene encoding asparagine--tRNA ligase, with the protein MKRTEIKTLLKDAAIGAEVNVRGWVRTKRGSKNVAFIALNDGSTIHNIQIVVDMTLADAIYLPKVTSGAAISVTGNVVASQGSNQNIEIVAKTLEVLGEANPDEYPLQPKKHSLEFLREIAHLRFRSNTFGAITRIRHSMIFAVHQYFTQNGFYNIHTPIITGSDAEGAGEMFQVTTLDVGNTPKTEDGKTDYTKDFFGKETNLTVSGQLEVETAMLGMSKVYTFGPTFRAENSNTTRHLAEFWMVEPEVAFNDLIDNMDLAEDFLKYLIQYAIDNNMDDLLFLSGRLKDEEKSKPENQRSMELIEKLRFVLENEFARVTYTEAIQILRNSKPNKKKKFQYVIEEWGADLQSEHERYLVEKHFKKPVILIDYPANIKAFYMKQSEDGKTVRAMDVLFPQIGEIIGGSQREESYEKLKNKIDELGIPEKDLWWYLDTRKFGSVVHSGFGLGFERLMLFVTGMGNIRDVIPFPRTPQNADF; encoded by the coding sequence ATGAAGAGAACGGAGATCAAGACTTTATTAAAGGATGCTGCAATAGGAGCAGAAGTGAATGTTAGAGGTTGGGTAAGAACAAAACGTGGTAGTAAGAATGTTGCTTTTATTGCTTTAAATGACGGGTCAACAATTCATAATATTCAGATAGTAGTGGATATGACTTTGGCTGATGCTATCTATCTTCCTAAAGTTACCTCCGGTGCTGCTATTTCGGTTACAGGAAATGTTGTCGCTTCACAAGGAAGTAATCAGAATATCGAAATAGTCGCTAAAACATTGGAAGTTTTAGGAGAAGCTAATCCCGATGAATATCCATTACAACCAAAAAAACACTCTCTCGAATTCTTAAGAGAAATTGCTCATTTACGTTTTAGATCTAACACCTTTGGAGCTATTACCCGTATTCGGCATTCAATGATATTTGCTGTACATCAGTATTTCACTCAAAATGGATTTTATAATATTCATACGCCAATTATTACGGGCTCTGATGCTGAAGGTGCAGGTGAAATGTTTCAAGTTACTACGCTTGATGTTGGGAATACGCCAAAAACAGAAGACGGAAAGACAGATTACACAAAAGATTTCTTTGGAAAAGAAACCAATCTAACGGTTTCAGGACAATTAGAAGTAGAGACTGCAATGTTGGGAATGTCGAAAGTATATACTTTCGGACCTACTTTTCGTGCAGAGAATTCAAATACCACTCGTCATTTAGCTGAGTTTTGGATGGTAGAACCGGAAGTTGCCTTTAATGATCTTATTGATAATATGGATTTGGCCGAAGATTTCTTGAAGTATCTTATTCAATATGCAATAGATAATAATATGGATGACTTATTGTTTTTGAGTGGTAGATTAAAAGATGAGGAAAAAAGCAAGCCCGAAAATCAACGTTCGATGGAGCTGATTGAAAAACTTCGCTTTGTTCTTGAAAATGAATTTGCTCGTGTTACTTATACAGAGGCCATTCAGATACTTAGAAATTCTAAACCTAATAAAAAGAAAAAATTTCAGTACGTAATTGAAGAATGGGGTGCCGACCTACAATCAGAACATGAAAGATATCTTGTTGAAAAACATTTTAAAAAACCGGTTATTCTGATTGATTATCCTGCGAACATTAAGGCTTTTTATATGAAACAAAGCGAAGACGGAAAAACTGTTCGTGCTATGGATGTTTTATTCCCTCAGATTGGAGAAATTATCGGAGGATCGCAACGAGAAGAGAGCTACGAAAAGTTAAAAAACAAAATTGATGAATTGGGAATCCCCGAAAAAGATTTATGGTGGTATCTTGATACTCGAAAATTTGGGTCGGTAGTACATAGCGGATTTGGTCTTGGCTTTGAACGATTGATGCTGTTTGTAACGGGAATGGGGAATATCCGTGATGTAATTCCTTTTCCGCGAACACCGCAAAATGCCGATTTTTAA